In one Meles meles chromosome 17, mMelMel3.1 paternal haplotype, whole genome shotgun sequence genomic region, the following are encoded:
- the LOC123927590 gene encoding histone H1.8-like: MYPVITVLLQGADKEHSQGTQNHRASHVSAIKLYILQKYPTVDSLRFKYLLKQALATGVRRGLLIRPTNSKARGATGSFKLVPKHKRKVQPRKTSTMTAPRKPSEAKEKVPKKPREAKKDPSNTAEVKRGPKKPREARMAPPKPGAAKEKAPKKGGQTKDQEARVSEARKASQQPDKAPWAPPSATGLSEKSKVKGRKKSQGGEAPRKTKAGSQSIKSTVPKGKNGAASPAKKKENHIPKEVIAHVAKEGPKAKASARPRGGGPKTVPEPLARKIEAPKGSRRPGMPTKASSSKLASRKAEAES; this comes from the exons ATGTACCCAGTGATTACTGTGCTGTTGCAGGGGGCTGATAAGGAACACTCACAGGGAACTCAGAATCATCGCGCCTCACATGTTT CCGCCATCAAGCTTTATATCCTGCAGAAGTACCCTACGGTGGACAGCCTCCGGTTCAAGTACCTGCTGAAGCAGGCCCTGGCCACGGGCGTGCGCCGAGGTCTGCTCATCAGGCCCACCAACTCCAAGGCCAGGGGCGCCACTGGCAGCTTCAAATTGGTTCCCAAGCATAAAAGGAAAGTCCAACCCAGGAAGACATCCACCATGACAGCCCCCAGGAAGCCCAGTGAGGCCAAGGAGAAGGTCCCTAAGAAACCAAGAGAGGCAAAGAAGGACCCTTCCAACACAGCTGAGGTGAAAAGGGGACCGAAGAAGCCTCGAGAGGCAAGGATGGCTCCTCCCAAACCAGGTGCAGCCAAAGAGAAGGCTCCCAAGAAAGGCGGCCAGACCAAAGACCAAGAGGCAAGAGTGAGTGAAGCCAGGAAGGCCTCTCAACAGCCAGACAAGGCCCCATGGGCTCCTCCCAGTGCCACTGGGCTCAGTGAGAAGTCAAAGGtcaaaggcagaaagaagagcCAAGGTGGTGAGGCCCCCAGGAAGACAAAAGCTGGGAGTCAGAGTATAAAATCCACAGTCCCTAAGGGCAAGAATGGTGCTGCTTCTCCagccaaaaagaaggaaaaccacaTCCCTAAAGAGGTCATTGCCCATGTGGCCAAGGAGGGGCCCAAAGCCAAGGCCTCTGCTCGTCCCAGGGGTGGTGGGCCTAAGACGGTACCTGAACCCCTGGCCAGGAAGATAGAGGCCCCCAAGGGCTCAAGGAGGCCGGGCATGCCCACCAAGGCCTCATCATCCAAACTGGCCAgtaggaaggcagaggctgaaagCTAG